Proteins encoded within one genomic window of Natranaerobius trueperi:
- a CDS encoding ABC transporter ATP-binding protein yields MSEKLMIQNAAKYFENVNNRFEVFNDINLQVEPGEFLALLGPSGCGKSTLLNLIAGLENLSQGSIYLGSNQITAPGPDRGVVFQEPALMPWLTVLDNIVFAIKKQYETEGKDCTKNQLKQVALSYLQMVHLSKFKDHYPHKLSGGMKQRVAIARALAMDPKLLLMDEPFGALDEQTRMVLQKELIKVWEKTQKTVIFVTHNIREAIYLADRVVLMGINPGRVIDIFPVDIERPRTSSNERFTKLEEEITDDLSSEIYKVMKEEMGDEYQKNPN; encoded by the coding sequence ATGTCAGAGAAATTAATGATTCAAAATGCAGCGAAATACTTTGAAAATGTTAATAATAGATTTGAAGTTTTTAATGATATTAACTTACAAGTTGAACCTGGTGAATTTTTAGCACTATTAGGTCCATCTGGATGTGGTAAATCAACTTTACTTAATTTAATAGCAGGATTAGAAAATCTTTCACAGGGAAGTATCTATCTCGGGTCAAATCAGATTACAGCTCCAGGTCCTGATAGAGGTGTAGTTTTTCAAGAACCTGCATTGATGCCTTGGCTTACTGTTCTTGATAATATTGTTTTTGCTATCAAAAAACAATATGAAACCGAAGGAAAAGATTGCACTAAAAATCAGTTAAAACAAGTTGCTTTATCTTATTTACAAATGGTTCATTTAAGTAAATTTAAAGATCACTACCCTCATAAATTATCAGGTGGTATGAAACAAAGAGTAGCTATAGCTAGAGCATTAGCTATGGACCCTAAACTTCTGTTAATGGATGAACCTTTTGGTGCATTAGATGAACAAACTAGAATGGTATTACAAAAAGAATTAATAAAAGTTTGGGAAAAGACACAAAAGACTGTGATTTTTGTTACTCATAATATTCGAGAAGCAATCTATTTAGCTGACCGGGTTGTTTTGATGGGAATTAATCCAGGAAGAGTTATAGACATATTTCCAGTCGATATTGAAAGACCTAGAACTAGCAGTAATGAACGGTTTACTAAACTTGAAGAGGAAATCACAGATGATCTTTCTAGTGAAATATAT
- the cysK gene encoding cysteine synthase A, translated as MKVANDMTELVGLTPMVYLNRLVGEESSNVLVKLEMFNPSGSVKDRAAYNMIREAERLGELPQDGTIIEPTSGNTGIGLAMNAAAKGYNIILVMPDTMTKERIKILEAYGAQVVLTPGEKKMPGAIEKAKELAKEIPGSFIPQQFENMANPDIHRYTTAKEIINQLEQENIRPDAFVATAGTGGTVTGTGEILKKQYPDLQVYVVEPESSPVLSGGSPGKHKLVGTSPGFIPDTLNQNIYNDIIQCSDDNAYQITRNLAKKEGILVGPSSGASCYGALKVANKLGPDKTVICIAPDTGERYLSSDIF; from the coding sequence ATGAAAGTAGCAAATGATATGACAGAATTAGTAGGATTAACACCAATGGTTTATTTAAACAGACTAGTAGGTGAAGAGTCTTCTAATGTATTAGTAAAACTTGAAATGTTTAACCCCAGTGGAAGTGTGAAAGATCGTGCTGCTTATAATATGATCAGAGAAGCAGAACGTTTAGGAGAACTCCCACAAGACGGAACTATTATAGAACCTACTTCTGGTAATACAGGAATAGGACTTGCTATGAATGCTGCAGCAAAAGGTTATAACATTATTCTAGTTATGCCTGATACTATGACAAAAGAAAGAATTAAAATATTAGAAGCCTATGGTGCTCAAGTGGTACTAACACCAGGTGAGAAAAAAATGCCTGGTGCAATTGAAAAAGCAAAAGAGTTAGCAAAAGAAATCCCTGGTAGTTTTATTCCACAACAGTTTGAAAATATGGCTAACCCAGACATTCACAGATATACTACAGCCAAAGAAATTATTAACCAACTAGAACAAGAAAATATAAGACCAGACGCTTTTGTAGCTACAGCTGGTACAGGTGGAACAGTTACAGGAACAGGTGAGATTTTAAAAAAGCAATATCCTGACCTTCAAGTATATGTAGTAGAGCCTGAATCATCTCCAGTTCTATCAGGAGGAAGTCCTGGTAAGCATAAACTTGTTGGTACTAGTCCAGGATTTATACCAGATACTTTGAACCAAAACATCTATAATGATATTATACAATGTTCTGATGATAATGCTTATCAAATCACAAGAAACCTTGCAAAAAAAGAGGGGATTTTAGTTGGACCTTCTTCAGGAGCTTCTTGTTATGGAGCACTAAAGGTGGCTAATAAATTGGGACCTGATAAAACAGTTATCTGTATTGCACCAGATACTGGTGAAAGATATCTATCGAGTGATATTTTTTAA